A part of Halictus rubicundus isolate RS-2024b chromosome 4, iyHalRubi1_principal, whole genome shotgun sequence genomic DNA contains:
- the Bchs gene encoding WD repeat and FYVE domain containing 3 bchs isoform X2: MDNQILSMNIMRKLRGGPSVGGMSSSSTGGLDDCVGTTNPQHTALGLMHLKKLFSEYTHPAHPLSDVERDDKLYNMLPLFCKVFGSSPAGDMSEKFWDILAFTQQVSRLMVSEIRRRASNQSTETASCAIVKFLEIENSEESSNGWMLLSALNLLAAGDTSLIQAMTTASVPSTLVKCLYLFFDLPEMIDDEADLTDANSDFTPKHRRILLQKIFVQLLVRLCSHPYPAEELARKDDLTLLFSAITSWCPHYNVMWRKSAAEVLMTLSRHGLTQNVVSYIHKKGCIALCVDNMQRVPELAPLEVVEMFVTVFCFLKDSSEVSQTLLDDFRACQGYIFLSEFLLKHAPSRLEQDSRAEAQDAIRNLVLMLASLTMCGHTELKPSQASMGSLFQMLGFTLPQPSNRGGSVRNIQAFQVLQSVFVKSNSSLLCCTILDAISSVYHSDNANYFILEGQNTLSQFAEKIHLKNREIQEKFFQLLEFIVFQLNFVPCKELISLSLLLKTNNSTSCSILCMETLLNILRHNNIFKDVYREVGMLEVFVTCLHRYATLLKDKQAAYDQGLEYKICPEDERLGALVMEALTTLLAGNVQNATVFRECSGARCAHNLVPYMDCRYQALGIVRELILSAGGDDDMATLLGVMHSAPSNALILKTHILKSLLACLRESHRTRTVFRKVGGFVYVMSVLVSLEGQLGMQRVEGTEPCNDTVKRTPQEEAQLLTLLHVVFHTISTAMRFEPANAKFFHHEICQSSLCDTLRLLGCFSTQTKLMEIDLIQTTNYHNMLLTLFTGSVLEPVFPDAMPKTLAYACLLLRLLYDVALDSFDKPNLAGLGMRSPSHKQNSVEQQKSFDSPGSGKRSIINSLNLSPPTPEPIVVHPGIVVGMLHLLPSISELSNSQMALALQLYVAEIIKSLVRSERNQQIMCDAGMAGELLSVGRIALQDETHPLHQPLQYIIERLAAQSLEPRDLREFLRLGDPLCCISLDDIEPNKPRGGPVPLTRIKTLVSMTTPKDFRAHGSCTLPPFVELDMSAEGFACLYLPSVAPQSTTPPTVVAADSSVLGGIGSGDRLFPPQTGLTYSTWICVDKFSDPRTDPHCVRLLTLVRTPQSARDLICLTAVLSARDKAIIVSTQETPMSQSEWEPEGTGECGARVWCPDLLHEGQWHHIAIVLNRAVLKNSSFSLYLDGQHIHSQKLHYITQVPGGGVANLTVASPVYGYIGTPPCWRRYSRLAWKQGPCHLVEEVFNSQSIATLFKLGPHYMGSLQAPQLSVQEPLMSLVAEEKVVFGLNAKAMSQLTLAKIRKVYSRADNKSIAKQLGMSSHENATPIRVLHNSAGHLSGPARALGGVVVGYLGVRVFSPRPVATMIDNVGGCSVLLGLIAMAQDVESLYAAVKALVCVVRSNQAAQQEMDRRRGYQTLAMLLRRKCPLLNSHILHLTFSLVGTVDSGRETSAIPNVTAFQDLLCDLQVWHEAPGELLRSLLEHLYELIAESSEKRTNLRLMRDLQLVHKLLHILSDVKQSSTRQILLALLSILLSQPRQADLLWFGQFIVATLPQSSEKHLILRESEGNKEGEGEHILLRNRCLQLLHSLLFNGPKVNVNMCEELSKVLGLDWILLFLQSGLHSTTVIWGLRILVAVCSVLPILQKFKEGTSNGGWLRHTDHNKMALALGCHQQMSGGETKPSTLHVPGFQHLGWLLPQHVDLVPELYFLFIALMMGQPVKLLPTDSKVILKLDLDNVWNFLFGVPANHTLSSFASRINLCPEAVVTLLAMVRTMLNNYSMNPESLPDWLSDYPVTIIQFLFFLYHNFTDFMQVFMSAEVLGALAGTLFPKPASSSQDSSGASTPADEQEPVLVRSPSKDVGLTNHPAKKFVMDFLRVIVVDSLSLPVTAKSPPAIDLVLEAWPEHASTGQQTRYQTEVLSILMEHLLAADVLIGEQAALPVVPGGSVNNITNNVCYVAARIVDKLWQGALTKDPHEVFDFIVKLIGQAKRRPGVVSMEGLHHCLNRTILFLLSRSTDSIADQMAVLEALHKLTTHRLLVFGAGNHELEFIGCLTYCLLQLTADVKIMLDTNLKTTWHLNPQVEASDDRLTSHQGHNLMFVAAMRVWEELYVCKKPAIEEVFKITLPAPVGHERVPELALIRDQLNESATRLWMNYVVMERKASYRVPWELHNQIQSKIQKVTGGLTRLASRTKVRKEESVRVRLRLHQNTVAQWTEQHVALVRELAAAKRLQYIQTNQHTQRYVYQEWLQTETELTRERGLWGPPTATRLDKWMLDMTEGPCRMRKKMMKNELFYIHYPYRPELEHPDNKQLKYKVATSTDSKEYYLKQLGNSSGMFERERDPVIDDTPLNVNEASTESEPPMVPCTLERHASEPDEVTEDNEQEEENNQTVPDNQTLIRLLEEHEKISHMFRCARIQGLDTTEGLLLFGKEHFYVIDGFTLLKSREIRDIESLPEAYEPILPSPGSPRRSRAMRQCSKFNYEDIREVHKRRYLLQPMALEVFSGDGRNYLLAFPLKVRNKVYQRFMTFATAIADSAQQSVAGQRRTANVEQATGLLSNLIGETSVTQRWVRGEISNFQYLMHLNTLAGRSYNDLMQYPIFPWILADYDSEELDLTDPATFRDFGKPMGAQSPERLLQFKKRYKEWDDPHGETPPYHYGTHYSSAMIVCSYLVRMEPFTQHFLRLQGGHFDLADRMFNSIKEAWLSASKHNMADVKELIPEFFYLPEFLVNSNHFDLGSKQSGVQLGDIVLPPWAKQDPREFIRVHRLALECDYVSQHLHQWIDLIFGCKQNGPAAVEAVNVFHHLFYEGNVDIYNIDDPLKKNATIGFINNFGQIPKQLFKKPHPAKKMTQRTSVIDPGPITPGLSITTFDKLFFHNLDNLKPSLQPIKELKGPVGQILHVDKAVLAVEQNKTLIPPSYNKYVAWGFADHSLRIGNYDSDKAMFVCEAMMQSSGEIVACVCPSSKLIVTAGTSSVVTVWEYTKRQLSIKQCLYGHTDAVTCLSSSPAYNVIVSGSRDGTAIIWDLSRCLFVRQLRGHAGPVAAVAINELTGDIATCAATWLHVWSINGEELASVNTCVGRADRMQQILCVAFSQTHEWDSQNVIMTGSTDGVARMWSMDYVQVPAEEDRPEEVAATKEKNTKTSKTENQSESTKKRVHELVKQMSISAEGSSMLAKSGSESSLSETETSKEASRLHEEKEECSDNESSNGSSSKPSPQNSNTPTVVLRRKSRGNPMFRKSEGGGRADSEGTQTSELSSNAGDSEGALRASKSDTSLTDSFVMVSEADTKPKRINPQNVLRDGFKWQRQLMFRSKLTMHTAYDRKDNAEPASITALAVSRDHRTVYVGDTRGRVFSWSVCEQPGRTVADHWLKDEGADSCAGCGVRFNLYERRHHCRNCGQVFCSKCSRFESKISRLGILKPVRVCQGCYSSLRSQLSAESST, translated from the exons ATGGATAAT CAAATTCTAAGTATGAACATAATGCGTAAATTACGGGGGGGTCCAAGCGTCGGAGGCATGAGTTCCAGCAGCACGGGTGGTTTGGACGATTGCGTGGGGACCACCAATCCCCAGCACACTGCTCTCGGTCTCATGCATCTCAAAAAACTGTTCTCCGAATACACACACCCAGCGCATCCCCTCTCAGATGTTGAACGGGACGACAAGCTGTACAATATGTTGCCATTGTTTTGCAAA GTATTTGGATCTAGTCCTGCGGGAGATATGAGCGAAAAGTTCTGGGACATCTTGGCATTCACGCAGCAAGTGTCTAGATTAATGGTGTCCGAGATCAGGAGGCGGGCAAGCAATCAGAGTACAGAGACAGCGAGTTGTGCCAttgtaaaatttttagaaatcgaAAATAGTGAAGAATCGAGTAATGGTTGGATGTTGTTATCCGCGTTGAATCTGCTTGCAGCTGGTGATACTTCTCTGATACAG GCGATGACTACTGCTTCTGTTCCCTCAACACTGGTGAAATgcctatatttattttttgattTACCGGAAATGATAGACGACGAAGCCGATCTTACAGATGCAAATAGCGACTTCACTCCAAAGCACCGTAGGatactattacaaaaaatatttgtgcaa TTATTGGTGAGATTATGCAGTCATCCTTACCCAGCAGAAGAACTAGCTCGCAAAGACGATCTGACCTTATTATTCTCAGCAATAACTAGTTGGTGTCCTCACTATAACGTGATGTGGCGCAAAAGCGCGGCGGAGGTATTGATGACTTTATCTCGACACGGACTTACTCAGAATGTAGTGAGTTACATCCACA aaaaaggaTGTATAGCACTTTGTGTTGATAATATGCAACGTGTACCTGAGCTGGCACCATTGGAAGTAGTAGAAATGTTTGTCACAGTATTTTGCTTTTTAAAAGACTCCAGTGAAGTCTCACAAACTCTTCTCGATGATTTCCGCGCGTGTCAAGGATATATCTTTCTATCAGAATTTCTATTGAA acaCGCTCCATCGAGATTAGAGCAGGACAGCAGAGCGGAAGCACAAGATGCCATCCGAAATTTGGTCCTCATGTTGGCGTCTTTAACCATGTGCGGACATACTGAATTGAAGCCTAGTCAAGCCAGTATGGGATCTTTGTTTCAAATGCTTGGTTTCACCTTACCTCAACCTAGTAATCGAG GCGGAAGCGTTCGAAATATTCAGGCATTCCAAGTATTGCAATCAGTCTTCGTGAAATCTAACTCATCCTTATTATGTTGTACAATTCTCGACGCAATATCTAGCGTGTATCACAGTGACAATGCCAATTATTTTATACTCGAGGGTCAGAACACGCTGTCCCAATTCGCGGAAAAGATTCACTTGAAAAATCGGGAGATACAGGAAAAGTTCTTTCAGCTGCTGGAATTTATAGTATTTCAACTTAATTTCGTGCCTTGTAAGGAACTTATATCTTTATCTTTACTACTCAAAACAAATAACTCGACTAGCTGCAGTATCTTGTGCATGGAAACACTTCTTAATATACTCAG ACACAATAATATATTTAAGGACGTGTACCGAGAAGTAGGTATGTTAGAAGTGTTTGTTACGTGTCTTCATCGTTATGCAACTTTGCTTAAGGACAAACAAGCTGCATACGATCAAGGGTTAG AATACAAAATATGCCCAGAAGATGAACGATTGGGTGCCTTAGTAATGGAAGCCTTGACGACATTATTAGCAGGCAATGTTCAGAATGCTACTGTCTTCAGGGAATGCAGTGGTGCACGCTGTGCTCACAATCTTGTACCCTACATGGACTGTCGGTACCAAGCACTCGGCATTGTTAGGGAATTGATACTTAGCGCAGGAGGGGACGACGACATGGCCACGTTGTTAGGTGTCATGCATTCGGCACCTTCTAACGCCTTGATTCTCAAGACACACATACTGAAA TCACTGTTGGCGTGCTTACGGGAATCTCACCGAACCAGGACCGTTTTCCGCAAAGTGGGAGGTTTCGTCTATGTGATGTCCGTTTTAGTGTCCCTGGAGGGTCAATTAGGCATGCAAAGGGTCGAGGGCACCGAGCCCTGTAACGACACAGTAAAAAGGACACCGCAGGAAGAAGCGCAACTGTTAACGCTGCTGCACGTTGTGTTTCACACGATAAGCACAGCCATGAGGTTCGAGCCAGCGAACGCGAAGTTTTTTCATCACGAG ATATGCCAGTCGAGTTTGTGCGACACTTTGCGGCTCCTCGGATGCTTCTCCACGCAAACGAAGCTTATGGAAATCGACCTGATACAGACTACAAATTATCATAATATGTTGTTAACGCTGTTCACTGGCAGCGTGTTGGAACCCGTGTTCCCGGATGCTATGCCGAAGACATTAGCATACGCGTGTTTATTGTTACGGCTTCTGTACGACGTAGCGCTGGATTCGTTCGACAAGCCGAATTTGGCAGGCTTGGGCATGAGGTCGCCGAGTCACAAGCAAAACAGCGTCGAG CAACAAAAATCGTTCGATTCCCCCGGGAGCGGAAAGAGGAGTATCATAAACTCGTTAAACCTAAGTCCCCCTACTCCAGAGCCAATAGTAGTTCATCCCGGTATAGTTGTCGGGATGTTGCACTTGCTTCCATCGATCTCGGAGCTGTCCAATTCTCAGATGGCTTTAGCTTTGCAATTATACGTGGCCGAGATCATTAAAAGTCTGGTACGCTCGGAGAGGAATCAACAGATCATGTGCGACGCCGGAATGGCCGGTGAATTGCTATCCGTGGGCAGAATTGCTTTGCAGGATGAGACGCATCCTTTGCATCAACCTCTACAATATATCATAGAGAGATTAGCAGCACAGTCTTTAGAGCCACGTGATTTGAG AGAGTTCCTGCGATTAGGTGATCCACTGTGTTGTATCTCGCTCGATGATATTGAACCAAATAAACCTAGAGGCGGTCCTGTACCGCTGACGCGTATCAAGACTCTGGTCTCTATGACAACGCCGAAGGATTTTCGAGCACATGGTTCATGCACTCTGCCACCTTTCGTAGAGCTTGACATGAGCGCAGAAGGATTTGCATGTTTGTATTTGCCCAGCGTTGCACCACAGAGTACAACCCCACCTACGGTGGTGGCCGCTGATAGCAGCGTTCTCGGTGGAATTGGTTCAG GCGACAGACTATTTCCCCCGCAAACCGGGCTCACGTACAGTACTTGGATATGTGTTGATAAATTCAGCGATCCTAGGACCGATCCTCATTGCGTGCGATTATTGACGTTGGTGCGCACTCCGCAATCAGCGAGAGATCTGATCTGTCTGACTGCAGTCCTCAGCGCTAGAGATAAAGCTATTATCGTGTCGACACAAGAGACACCGATGTCGCAAA GCGAATGGGAACCAGAAGGCACTGGTGAGTGCGGAGCAAGAGTTTGGTGTCCTGATCTGCTCCACGAGGGACAGTGGCATCACATAGCTATAGTGTTGAACCGTGCTGTATTAAAAAACTCCAGTTTCTCGTTGTACCTGGATGGCCAACATATTCATAGTCAAAAGCTACATTATATCACGCAAGTTCCTGGAGGGGGTGTAGCCAATTTGACTGTAGCCTCGCCGGTTTATGGATACATAGGTACACCGCCTTGCTGGCGACGATACTCCAGACTAGCCTGGAAACAAGGTCCGTGTCACCTGGTCGAAGAGGTGTTCAACTCGCAAAGCATAGCGACGTTGTTTAAATTAGGACCGCATTATATGGGCAGCTTACAGGCTCCGCAATTATCAG TGCAAGAACCGTTGATGTCTCTCGTCGCGGAAGAGAAAGTTGTGTTTGGGTTGAACGCCAAAGCGATGTCTCAGTTAACGCTGGCTAAAATTAGGAAAGTCTACAGCCGGGCTGATAATAAATCGATCGCTAAACAG CTTGGGATGTCTTCGCACGAAAATGCTACACCTATTAGGGTCCTCCATAATTCTGCGGGGCACCTCAGTGGTCCAGCAAGAGCACTGGGAGGTGTAGTCGTCGGCTACCTTGGCGTTCGAGTCTTCAGCCCTCGACCAGTGGCCACGATGATTGACAATGTGGGCGGCTGTTCAGTACTGTTAG GTTTAATAGCCATGGCTCAAGACGTAGAGTCCCTGTACGCTGCCGTTAAAGCGCTGGTATGCGTTGTAAGATCGAATCAAGCAGCCCAGCAGGAAATGGATCGTCGAAGAGGGTACCAAACATTGGCCATGCTGTTACGAAGAAAATGTCCCCTGCTGAACAGTCATATTTTACACTTAACGTTCAGTCTTGTCGGCACGGTTGACAGTGGCAGGGAGACCAGCGCGATTCCGAATGTTACAGCATTTCAAGATCTTCTTTGCGATTTACAA GTGTGGCACGAAGCACCGGGAGAACTGTTAAGATCGCTCTTGGAACATCTTTACGAATTAATAGCAGAGTCGAGCGAGAAGAGGACAAATTTGCGTTTGATGAGAGACCTGCAGTTGGTGCATAAATTGTTGCATATCTTGAGCGACGTGAAACAAAGCAGCACGCGACAGATTCTGCTCGCATTGCTCAGTATTCTGTTGAGTCAGCCTAGACAAGCTGATTTGCTCTG GTTCGGTCAATTTATAGTAGCTACGTTGCCCCAGAGCTCGGAGAAGCATTTAATTCTTCGAGAGAGCGAAGGTAATAAGGAAGGGGAGGGAGAGCACATACTCTTGCGGAACCGTTGCTTGCAGCTTTTACACTCTTTGTTGTTTAATGGACCCAAAGTGAATGTAAA TATGTGTGAAGAATTATCTAAAGTGTTGGGCCTAGATTGGATATTACTGTTTCTTCAATCTGGTCTTCATAGTACAACAGTGATATGGGGGTTGCGAATATTGGTAGCAGTCTGTTCAGTGCTACCGATATTGCAGAAATTCAAAGAAGGAACCAGTAATGGTGGATGGCTGCGTCACACGGACCACAATAAAATGGCACTTGCACTTG GTTGTCATCAACAAATGTCGGGCGGCGAGACCAAGCCATCCACCCTTCACGTACCAGGATTTCAGCATTTAGGATGGCTACTGCCACAGCACGTGGATCTCGTTCCAGAATTGTATTTCCTCTTTATCGCCCTCATGATGGGTCAGCCTGTGAAGTTATTGCCTACCGATTCAAAAGTCATTTTAAAG CTCGATCTGGATAACGTGTGGAATTTCTTGTTCGGTGTGCCAGCGAACCACACGTTATCTTCCTTCGCGAGTAGAATTAATCTCTGCCCTGAAGCCGTGGTCACTCTGTTGGCCATGGTGCGAACAATGCTTAACAACTACTCGATGAA CCCCGAATCTCTGCCTGACTGGTTAAGCGACTATCCAGTGACAATAATACAGTTCCTGTTCTTCCTGTATCACAACTTCACAGACTTCATGCAGGTGTTCATGTCTGCGGAAGTGTTGGGCGCGTTGGCTGGCACTCTATTCCCGAAACCTGCGAGTTCCAGCCAAGATAGCAGTGGGGCTAGCACTCCGGCAGACGAG CAAGAACCGGTGCTGGTGAGATCTCCGTCGAAGGACGTTGGTCTGACCAATCACCCGGCGAAGAAATTCGTCATGGACTTTCTCAGAGTCATCGTGGTGGACTCTCTTTCTCTGCCAGTCACTGCAAAGTCTCCACCAGCCATCGACTTAGTGTTGGAAGCGTGGCCAGAGCATGCGTCCACTGGCCAACAGACGCGCTACCAAACGGAAGTCTTGTCTATTCTGATGGAACATCTGTTGGCCGCGGACGTACTAATCGGAGAGCAAGCTGCATTACCTGTGGTCCCTGGAGGTTCAGTCAACAACATTACGAACAACGTGTGCTACGTCGCCGCCAGAATAGTCGACAAACTATGGCAAG GTGCTCTGACGAAAGATCCCCACGAGGTGTTTGACTTCATCGTGAAATTGATCGGACAAGCCAAGAGGCGTCCCGGTGTCGTCAGCATGGAAGGTTTGCATCATTGTCTGAACAGGACTATTCTATTCTTGTTGTCTCGATCGACAGACTCGATCGCTGATCAAATGGCTGTGTTGGAGGCGTTGCACAAACTCACGACTCATAG ACTGTTAGTTTTCGGCGCTGGTAATCACGAGTTAGAGTTCATCGGTTGCTTGACCTACTGCCTCTTGCAACTGACAGCCGACGTAAAGATCATGTTAGACACGAACTTGAAGACCACGTGGCACCTGAATCCGCAAGTGGAAGCCAGCGACGATAGACTAACGTCGCATCAGGGGCATAACTTGATGTTCGTCGCTGCGATGAGAGTCTGGGAAGAGTTATACGTATGTAAGAAACCCGCCATAGaagaagtttttaaaataacacTTCCAGCGCCTGTAGGACACGAGCGTGTGCCGGAACTGGCCCTGATAAGGGACCAGTTGAACGAATCTGCGACCAGGCTTTGGATGAATTACGTTGTTATGGAGAGGAAAGCTTCGTACAGGGTTCCTTGGGAACTTCACAACCAGATACAGTCG AAAATTCAAAAAGTTACTGGAGGCTTAACCAGACTGGCAAGCAGAACCAAAGTGAGGAAAGAGGAGTCCGTGCGAGTTAGATTGCGTTTGCACCAGAATACCGTGGCACAGTGGACGGAGCAACACGTTGCACTGGTGCGCGAGTTGGCTGCAGCGAAGAGGCTGCAGTATATACAAACCAATCAGCATACTCAGAGATACGTATACCAA GAATGGCTGCAAACGGAGACCGAGTTAACGAGGGAACGCGGTCTATGGGGTCCACCCACGGCCACCAGGCTGGACAAATGGATGTTAGACATGACCGAGGGCCCGTGCAGGATGCGGAAGAAGATGATGAAGAACGAGCTCTTTTACATACACTATCCCTACCGACCTGAACTAGAACACCCCGATAAC AAACAATTGAAGTACAAAGTCGCGACCAGCACCGACAGCAAAGAGTATTACTTGAAGCAGCTCGGCAATTCTTCGGGTATGTTCGAACGGGAACGGGATCCGGTTATCGACGACACTCCATTGAACGTGAATGAGGCCTCCACGGAAAGCGAACCTCCCATGGTGCCCTGTACATTGGAGCGTCATGCCAGCGAACCCGACGAAGTTACAGAGGATAACGAACAGGAGGAGGAAAATAATCAGACTGTTCCAGACAATCAAACTTTGATACGACTACTAGAGGAGCACGAGAAG ATAAGCCACATGTTCAGGTGTGCTAGGATTCAAGGCTTGGACACAACGGAAGGTCTACTGTTGTTCGGAAAGGAACACTTCTACGTGATCGATGGGTTCACACTGCTGAAGTCCAGGGAGATTAGAGACATCGAGAGCTTACCAGAGGCTTATGAACCCATCTTGCCCTCGCCTGGATCTCCTAGAAGGTCCAGAGCGATGAGACAGTGTTCGAAGTTCAATTACGAGGACATTAG GGAGGTGCATAAAAGAAGGTACTTGCTGCAACCGATGGCCCTGGAGGTGTTCAGCGGAGACGGCAGGAACTATCTGTTAGCGTTTCCACTGAAAGTGAGGAACAAGGTTTATCAGAGATTCATGACATTCGCAACGGCGATAGCCGATAGTGCACAACAGTCGGTGGCTGGCCAGAGGAGAACGGCAAACGTGGAACAGGCTACAGGCCTACTTTCGAACCTAATCGGTGAAACCTCGGTTACCCAACGATGGGTG AGAGGTGAAATATCGAACTTCCAATACTTGATGCATTTGAACACCTTAGCCGGTCGCAGTTATAACGATTTGATGCAGTATCCAATATTCCCGTGGATATTAGCCGACTATGATAGCGAAGAACTGGACCTGACTGATCCAGCGACGTTTAGGGACTTCGGTAAACCTATGGGCGCCCAGAGTCCGGAACGATTGTTGCAATTCAAGAAAAG GTATAAAGAGTGGGATGATCCGCATGGGGAAACGCCTCCTTATCATTATGGAACACATTATTCTTCCGCCATGATAGTATGTTCCTATTTGGTGAGGATGGAACCGTTCACGCAACATTTTCTCAGGCTACAG ggTGGACATTTCGATTTAGCGGACAGAATGTTCAATAGTATAAAGGAGGCTTGGCTGTCCGCATCTAAACACAACATGGCGGACGTAAAAGAGCTTATACCAGAATTCTTCTATCTCCCAGAGTTTCTTGTTAATTCGAATCACTTCGACTTAG GTTCTAAACAAAGCGGTGTACAATTGGGAGACATCGTGCTTCCGCCATGGGCTAAGCAGGATCCCCGGGAGTTCATACGCGTGCATCGGCTTGCACTCGAATGCGATTACGTGTCGCAGCACCTGCACCAATGGATCGATTTAATATTCGGTTGCAAACAGAACGGTCCTGCCGCGGTTGAAGCAGTGAACGTGTTCCATCACCTTTTCTACGAAGGCAACGTCGATATTTACAA TATCGACGATCCCTTGAAAAAGAACGCAACCATTGGATTCATCAACAATTTCGGTCAGATACCGAAACAGTTGTTCAAGAAACCGCATCCGGCTAAGAAGATGACTCAAAGAACGAGCGTCATCGATCCTGGACCAATCACTCCGGGCTTAAGCATCACTACATTCGATAAATTGTTCTTCCACAACCTAGACAATTTGAAACCGTCGTTGCAGCCTATTAAAG AATTGAAAGGTCCCGTCGGCCAAATACTCCACGTGGACAAAGCAGTGTTGGCTGTTGAACAGAACAAGACGCTGATCCCGCCATCGTACAACAAGTATGTTGCGTGGGGCTTCGCGGACCACTCGCTCAGAATAGGGAACTATGACAGCGACAAAGCGATGTTTGTCTGCGAGGCCATGATGCAGAGCAGCGGGGAGATAGTTGCTTGCGTTTGTCCGTCTTCCAAATTGATAGTAACCGCTGGCACAAGCTCC GTTGTAACCGTGTGGGAGTATACCAAGAGGCAATTGTCTATCAAACAGTGTCTTTACGGTCACACCGACGCTGTCACGTGTCTGTCGTCGAGCCCGGCTTATAACGTGATAGTATCAGGATCTCGAGACGGCACCGCAATCATATGGGACTTGTCTAGATGCTTGTTCGTCCGCCAATTGAGAGGACACGCGGGTCCCGTGGCTGCGGTAGCCATAAATGAATTAACA GGAGACATAGCAACCTGTGCAGCCACGTGGCTACACGTGTGGAGCATAAACGGCGAGGAATTGGCCAGTGTGAACACATGCGTTGGTCGGGCCGATAGAATGCAGCAAATATTGTGCGTGGCTTTCAGCCAGACCCACGAATGGGACTCGCAAAATGTTATCATGACAGGCTCGACAGATGGTGTAGCTCGG ATGTGGTCGATGGATTACGTGCAAGTGCCTGCAGAGGAGGATAGGCCCGAGGAAGTCGCTGCTACCAAAGAGAAGAACACGAAGACGAGCAAAACCGAGAATCAAAGTGAAAGCACCAAGAAACGAGTACACGAGCTGGTGAAGCAAATGAGTATATCTGCAGAAGGTTCAA GTATGCTCGCGAAAAGCGGGTCGGAGAGCAGTCTGTCTGAAACGGAAACTTCTAAAGAGGCTTCGAGGTTGCACGAGGAGAAGGAAGAATGCTCGGACAACGAGTCGAGCAATGGTTCTAGCAGCAAACCATCGCCGCAGAATAGTAATACACCCACCGTTGTGCTCCGAAGGAAAAGTCGGGGAAATCCAATGTTCAGAAAGAGCGAGGGTGGCGGACGTGCGGATAGCGAGGGTACACAAACCAG CGAGTTATCCAGCAACGCTGGGGACTCCGAGGGAGCCTTGCGTGCTAGTAAAAGTGATACAAGCTTGACAGACAGCTTCGTGATGGTCTCAGAAGCTGACACGAAGCCTAAGAGGATCAATCCACAGAACGTCTTAAGAGATGGTTTTAAGTGGCAACGGCAGTTAATGTTTAGGAGTAAATTAACGATGCACACTGCATACGATCGCAAGGACAATGCTGAACCGGCATCTATAACGGCCCTCGCAGTTTCTAG GGATCACAGAACAGTGTACGTAGGAGACACACGAGGTAGAGTGTTTTCGTGGAGTGTGTGCGAGCAACCGGGTCGCACTGTCGCCGATCACTGGCTAAAGGATGAAGGTGCTGACTCTTGCGCTGGCTGCGGAGTTAGGTTTAATCTTTACGAGAGGAGACACCATTGCCGCAACTGCGGACAAGTGTTCTGTTCAAA ATGCAGCCGGTTCGAGTCGAAAATCTCGAGGCTAGGGATTCTGAAGCCTGTTAGAGTATGTCAGGGTTGTTATTCGTCGTTGCGCTCTCAGCTCTCCGCCGAGAGCAGCACATAA